AGAAATTACTTCTTAACTTATTACTCGCTATTGGGTTATCGATTGTGATGATCTCTTTTATCATCTACAGAATGCTGATGGTCCAGACATCAAACCAGGATTACGTCCAGGTGCTGCTGACAGTGCAGACTCTCCAGGCGGAAACCTCTGCTGCGAAGCAATCCCTTAGCAATTTCTCGTTCAACCCTACTGAGGGGAACAGGCAGGACGCTTTGACGAAAATGGAAAAGACTTCTCAAACTTTTACGCAGGCAAAAGCCTTGATCCAGCAGGATGATAGCAAAAAAGTTTTGGACAAGGCTTTTGGAAAATTCACAGCTTTGGAGGGTGAAGCCAAAAAAGCGCTTGATGAGAAAAACAATGCGGAAGTGAAGCGCCAGTCACTTCGCAGCGATGGGATCTTGAATGACCTACATCTGTTGAATATTCAGGTCAATGATTATTACGATTTTCTAAAAGAAGACTTGAAGAACCAGATTGAATTCATCATATTGTCGGCAATCATCGGCAGCATTCTGCTTGTGGTCGTTGCCGGGGGAATCGGGATCAGGCTGACGAGTTCCATCACCAAGCCATTGAAACAGATTGCGATAAATGCACAAGAAATCGCCAAAGGTAACTTGATGATCGAAAAAGTACCTTATAAACACAAAGATGAGCTAGGAACCTTGAATGAGTCGTTTGATTTAATGGCGGCACAATTGACAGCCTTGCTGCAAAAAGTGAATATGGCGAGCAGGAGAGTAGAGGATTTTGCGGAAGAAATCGAGCAGGAAAATATCGCGCTAACAGAAATCTCCAATCAAGTAGCTGTATCAACTGAGGAGCTTTCTGCAGGAGCACAAACTGTTTCAGAAGATTTGCAGCAATCAGTCGAGCTGATCGACGATATGGATAAAGAGATTATGATGAACCTTGACCACACCCAGGAATCGTCTTCTTACAGCAAGGAAGCTGTGGAAGCTATTGGAGAAGGAAGAAAGGCAATCGAAGGGCAAAAAGCTTTGATCACGGAAAACAAAAAGGCTTCTCATTCCATCCAGTCAGCAACAGACCAATTCGTAGGCTATGCAGCAAAAATTGAAGATATGGCCACATCCGTATCCGCAATTGCCGCACAAACGAATTTGCTGGCTTTAAACGCGGCGATCGAAGCAGCAAGAGCAGGTGAGGCTGGAAAAGGTTTTGCGGTAGTCGCCGCAGAGGTCAGAAAGCTGGCGGAAGAATCAAACACTGCCACAACGCAAATCTTTGATATGGTCAACCTTCTGAAAAACGGTCTCGATGAAATAGGAGAAGCAGTGAACAAAGGCGGTGCCATCGCGGATGAGCAGATGGAATCAATGAATTTAACAATGAGCGCATTTGGAAATATCGAGTCTAAGGTAACCGGTATTTCGGAAAAAATCACTCAGCTTGTCGAAGGTATGGATGCCTCAAAAGAACTGGGCGCAAGGGTCCTCCACAATGTGGAATCCATCAGTGCGGTCGTCGAGGAGACAGCAGCAGGAAGCGAGGAAATCTCGGCATCGACCACTGAACAATTATCTGCATTTGGAAACCTGTCGAAAAAGGTTACAGACTTGAGGAAGCTGACAAATGAGTTGAATGATTCCGTTACTATTTTTAAGTTTAATAGATAAACTGAAGAGTACCATGGCCGCTGGGGCTGTGGTACTTTTTTATAAGAAGAGCTAAGTGCGACCGAATTGGGGATGTCAACTTCAGGATTGCGACTTGGTCGAAATATTCGTGGATGTGGTCGAATTAATTCCAAAAGTGGTCGAAATATTCGTGGATGTGGTCGATATAATTCAAAATGTGGTCGAAAAAATTGAAAATTCGCCAATATATTGCCTGGGTAAGGGTACCTTAACCATTTACATGGCGATAAATGAGGCGACGGAGGGTGAATTAACTTGAATTTGACATGCAGTATCGATTATATGAGTCTATAATAAAATAAAAGAAATAAGATTTATAGAAATGGGACTGCTTTAGGCACCAATAACAGAAAAGAAGGTGAAGTTTTGAAACAAAGAGATTTATTCTTAGCGTTTTTTCGCGTGGGAATCCTCGGATATGGCGGCGGCCCGTCTTCGATTCCGCTTGTACATAAGGAAGTGGTAGAAAAATATAAATGGATGGACTCTGATGAGTTCGGTGATATCCTTGCCTTGGGAAATGCGCTGCCGGGACCGATTGCCACGAAAATGGCTGGCTATATTGGTTATCGCGTAGGCGGATACCTGGGGATGATCAATGCCCTCGCCGCGACGATGATTCCGGCTATCATTCTGATGATCCTGCTGCTTACAGGACTGAACTCATACAAAGATGAGCCATGGGTGAATGGAATGGCAGAGGCTGTTGTTCCGGTTGTTGCCGTCATGCTTGCTGTCCTGACATGGGATTTCATCAAGAAGTCTGGTAAGTCGAAGCTTGGATGGGGCTGGACAGCCGTGGCCCTTATTGGCAGCCTGGTTCTTCTTCAATTCTTGAACCTGCACCCCGCCATTTTAATTTTTGTATTGCTGCTCGGTGCTTTGCTGAAAAAAGACCCTACTCCATCTGAAAATAAACAAAAGGGAGGGGAGCAGAAATGATTTATTTCCATATATTTTTGGCCTTCTTCATCCCGGGGATACTAGGATATGGCGGTGGTCCTGCCTCCATTCCATTAATCGAAAATGAAGTTGTTGATCGTTATGAATGGATGACAGTTAATGAATTCAGTGAAGTGCTGGCGATGGGGAACGCCCTGCCAGGACCGATTGCAACCAAGATGGCTGGGTATATTGGATATGCTGAAGGCGGCATCCTTGGTGCTATAGTGGGGGTATTTGCCACGGTGGCACCATCCTTGATCCTAATGATCAGTTTGCTCGGACTGTTGATGAAGTTCAAAGATTCCCCGCGTGTCAAAAGGCTGACAATCGTCGTCCGCCCTGTCATTGCCGTACTTTTAGGAGTCATGACCTATGATTTCTTTTTCTCCTCCTATGAAGGGGTCGGCCTGACACAGACAATTCTGATTGGCGGAATCAGCTTCCTCCTTATGGAAAAATTTAAAGTCCACCCCGCCTATATCATCGCGGGATCCCTTGTTTACGGTGCCCTTGTTTTATCGTAAACAAGGGTTTTTCTTTTTCAGAAAAGGCTCTGTTAAAGCCCAATGTTAATTTTAATCTTGTTGATTGTAGTGGAAGGCATGAAGACTCCTGCGGGAGCATGGGACAGGGAGACCCCGCAGGCGCTGAAAGCGCCGAGGAGGCTCCCCGGGCCACCCGCGGAAAGCGAAGTGCCTGGAACGAAAATCAACAGCCTAATTTAATAGAGCCTTTTTAAAAAAATATTTCCTTACTCCCACAATCATGTAAGCGATATCATTAAAAAACATTGGAAAAACTTTGTTGACAAATAAATCAGATAGTTTTAATATTTCAATTATCAAAATTAATTTAATAAGTTACTTATCAAGAGAGACTGAGGGATTAGGCCCTATGACGTCCGGCAACCTCCTTTTTGGAAAGGTGCCACTTCCTACAGAATGTTTTCATTCTGAAAGATAAGTCGTATAGATGTTTACGATGCCTCTTTCTATGAATGAAAGAGGCATTTTTTATTTGGCTCTTTTCTCAAACTTTGCTGCTATTGATTACTAAATAGGAGTGAATGAACTATTTTTCTTCCCAAAGTAGCCTCTTGTTATGAGAAAAGAGCATGCAAACTTAATACCGAACTACAAAATGGCGTTCTATTACGTTAAAGTCGGCTTTAGGATTTTAACAACAATCTTTACGAAAACAGCCTTTTATTTTAAAAAAACGGGGGTGCGAAGCATGATTGAAGTGAAAAACCTGGTGAAGATATATGAAACGAAAAAAGGGTCGGTTACAGGTGTTGACCAAGTTTCATTAAAAGTAGAAAAGGGAGAGATCTACGGAATTGTCGGATACAGCGGGGCTGGCAAAAGTTCTTTGATTAGATGCCTGAATATCCTTGAAAAACCGACATCAGGAGAAATACATATTGACGGTGTAGAGCTTACTTCTTTGAGCAAAAGTGAACTTAGAAAAGCGCGCTTGAAAATCGGGATGATCTTTCAGCATTTTCATCTTGTAAGCGCAAAGACAGTTAGTGAAAACATCGCATTCGCACTGAAAGCAGCAGGTCTTCCGAAAGCAAAAATCCAAGATAGAGTAACTGAGCTTCTTGATATGGTCGGCCTTTCTGATAAAAAAGATGTCTATCCGGCACAATTGTCAGGTGGACAGAAACAGCGCGTTGGCATCGCCAGGGCACTGGCGAATAATCCATCTGTCCTCCTATGTGATGAAGCTACCTCCGCTTTGGATCCAAGCACGACCAAATCAATCCTATCTTTACTTAAAAAGATTAATAGTGAATTAGGCATCACGATTGTCCTCATCACCCACGAGATGGAAGTCGTCAAGACCATCTGTGACAGGATGGCTGTTATGCAAGATGGGAAAATCATTGAAGAAGGGGATGTGTATGAGGTCTTCGCAAATCCGAAACAACCTCTCACAAAGGACTTCGTCAACTCAATCCTACAATTCGAACTGCCGGAAAGATTGCTGGAGGAGCGTCAAGGAAAGCTGATTAAAATCTATTTCCAGGGTGAGATTGCTGAGCAGGGAGTCATCTCTGATGTATTCCAGACCTTTAAGGTTCGCGGCAATATCCTGCATGGGAAGATCGAATATATTCAGGATATTCCATTGGGGATTTTCATCATGGAGGTTTCGGGAGACCAGGTGGAGATTGACCGGGCGATTGCCTACATAGCGGCAAGAACGAAAAACCTGGAGGTGATTGATGATGCTGCTTGATAACCTGATTGCATTGCTGCCGGAATTGAACAAAGCGTTTTTTGAAACAATCTATATGGTCGGCATCTCCATCCTTGTCGCCATTATCGTAGGATTGCCTACTGGGGTACTGCTTTTTGTCACCGATAAAGGACTTTTCCTTGAAAATCAAATTTTTAAAAATATTGCCGGCTTCATCGTCAATATGATTCGCTCGGTTCCATTTATCATCTTGTTGATCGCCCTGCTGCCATTGGCGAATATAATTGCGGGTACGACAATCGGGCCGACAGCCGCATCTGTTTCGTTATCTGTCGCGGCGATTCCATTTTTTGCAAGAATCGTAGAGCAAAGCTTCCGCGAAATCGATAAAGGAGTCATTGAAGCAGCCGTTGCGACAGGTGCTACTCCATGGATGATTATCAAAGATGTCCTGATTCCTGAGGCAAAGCCAGGCAT
This DNA window, taken from Mesobacillus boroniphilus, encodes the following:
- a CDS encoding chromate transporter; the encoded protein is MKQRDLFLAFFRVGILGYGGGPSSIPLVHKEVVEKYKWMDSDEFGDILALGNALPGPIATKMAGYIGYRVGGYLGMINALAATMIPAIILMILLLTGLNSYKDEPWVNGMAEAVVPVVAVMLAVLTWDFIKKSGKSKLGWGWTAVALIGSLVLLQFLNLHPAILIFVLLLGALLKKDPTPSENKQKGGEQK
- a CDS encoding methionine ABC transporter permease, encoding MLLDNLIALLPELNKAFFETIYMVGISILVAIIVGLPTGVLLFVTDKGLFLENQIFKNIAGFIVNMIRSVPFIILLIALLPLANIIAGTTIGPTAASVSLSVAAIPFFARIVEQSFREIDKGVIEAAVATGATPWMIIKDVLIPEAKPGIVQGVTITIISLVAYSAMAGIVGGGGVGDLAIRFGYYRYDNTIMITTVIILICLVQLIQFGGDRIARIVDKR
- a CDS encoding methyl-accepting chemotaxis protein is translated as MTIKKKLLLNLLLAIGLSIVMISFIIYRMLMVQTSNQDYVQVLLTVQTLQAETSAAKQSLSNFSFNPTEGNRQDALTKMEKTSQTFTQAKALIQQDDSKKVLDKAFGKFTALEGEAKKALDEKNNAEVKRQSLRSDGILNDLHLLNIQVNDYYDFLKEDLKNQIEFIILSAIIGSILLVVVAGGIGIRLTSSITKPLKQIAINAQEIAKGNLMIEKVPYKHKDELGTLNESFDLMAAQLTALLQKVNMASRRVEDFAEEIEQENIALTEISNQVAVSTEELSAGAQTVSEDLQQSVELIDDMDKEIMMNLDHTQESSSYSKEAVEAIGEGRKAIEGQKALITENKKASHSIQSATDQFVGYAAKIEDMATSVSAIAAQTNLLALNAAIEAARAGEAGKGFAVVAAEVRKLAEESNTATTQIFDMVNLLKNGLDEIGEAVNKGGAIADEQMESMNLTMSAFGNIESKVTGISEKITQLVEGMDASKELGARVLHNVESISAVVEETAAGSEEISASTTEQLSAFGNLSKKVTDLRKLTNELNDSVTIFKFNR
- a CDS encoding methionine ABC transporter ATP-binding protein; its protein translation is MIEVKNLVKIYETKKGSVTGVDQVSLKVEKGEIYGIVGYSGAGKSSLIRCLNILEKPTSGEIHIDGVELTSLSKSELRKARLKIGMIFQHFHLVSAKTVSENIAFALKAAGLPKAKIQDRVTELLDMVGLSDKKDVYPAQLSGGQKQRVGIARALANNPSVLLCDEATSALDPSTTKSILSLLKKINSELGITIVLITHEMEVVKTICDRMAVMQDGKIIEEGDVYEVFANPKQPLTKDFVNSILQFELPERLLEERQGKLIKIYFQGEIAEQGVISDVFQTFKVRGNILHGKIEYIQDIPLGIFIMEVSGDQVEIDRAIAYIAARTKNLEVIDDAA
- a CDS encoding chromate transporter, with product MIYFHIFLAFFIPGILGYGGGPASIPLIENEVVDRYEWMTVNEFSEVLAMGNALPGPIATKMAGYIGYAEGGILGAIVGVFATVAPSLILMISLLGLLMKFKDSPRVKRLTIVVRPVIAVLLGVMTYDFFFSSYEGVGLTQTILIGGISFLLMEKFKVHPAYIIAGSLVYGALVLS